From Camelina sativa cultivar DH55 chromosome 20, Cs, whole genome shotgun sequence, the proteins below share one genomic window:
- the LOC104772002 gene encoding uncharacterized protein LOC104772002, translating into MEQFEADPYYADQKKARKLQAWREAIADGDFGMPRICPCGKRIVNEISPTETEKKRWFTCVKYKDDGLHRRKNWADAIEEETQTLRKDVDNHWERLKEFEPHHTKIYNLQMELKEKSDEIAKLKEELALLTTRVDLLDRLCFD; encoded by the exons ATGGAACAATTTGAGGCCGACCCATACTATGCTGATCAGAAGAAGGCGAGGAAGTTACAAGCATGGCGAGAAGCCATAGCCGATGGTGATTTTGGCATGCCTCGAATTTGCCCATGTGGCAAACGAATCGTCAATGAGATCTCtccaacagaaacagagaaaaagagatggtttacTTGCGTTAAGTATAAG GATGATGGATTGCACAGGCGGAAAAATTGGGCTgatgcaattgaagaagaaacccaaacCTTAAGGAAAGATGTTGATAACCAttgggagagattgaaggaatTTGAACCCCATCATACTAAGATCTATAATTTGCAGATGGAGCTTAAGGAGAAGAGTGACGAGATTGCCAAACTAAAGGAGGAGTTGGCGTTGCTTACCACTCGAGTCGATCTCCTGGATAGGTTGTGTTTCGATTGA
- the LOC104772953 gene encoding uncharacterized protein LOC104772953, producing the protein MLFVNVIPSEPQPEQVPIVPIVPTVPTVPIGDQSSVGMNFENQHAKDGEIGPNAIVVYVGKEKAVEGDSNKEGEAESRDEGDEYTEPRPVVEPLKSDKVRYVVKCPKEGCNWGLRGGRIRGQMETPPPKIIMDLVKTKLGVDISYSTALRGKNQAVTDLKGSPEESYKMLRCYLHMLEKVNHALGASIEGFKVMRKVITMDATFLKNGYKVFMTDRNTSLIKAIANVYPLAHHGFCIWHLSQNMKGYARNVNKDVVAWRFMECSRFYTVAEFNIAYASFTTRYPSAAKYLEESTQKERWARCVFPGDRYNLDTSNCVESLNSVFKDARRYSLIPMLDAILKKFSEWFNEHRKDAVSGSVANKLVPLVENYLHDLWATAEKLKVIELNGFELEYNVIDSDGKPYLVKLRLRSCSCRFFDIQKYPCVHALASFITYQKYGGKDFELHELCSKYYWTELWAIAYCRTIYLVPDKSRWDVLDDVQDMEIIPPNRKIRGGRKKTKRYASAGEKRPKTRPRTQNKRRRRQGLQWLLFGDNVHV; encoded by the exons atgttgtttgtgaatgtcATCCCTTCTGAGCCTCAGCCTGAGCAAGTTCCCATAGTGCCCATAGTGCCCACAGTGCCCACAGTGCCCATAGGGGACCAAAGTTCTGTTGgtatgaactttgaaaaccaacatgCGAAGGATGGTGAAATCGGACCTAACGCCATTGTTGTCTACgtaggcaaagaaaaggctgtagAGGGTGATTCTAATAAAGAGGGTGAAGCTGAATCACgtgatgaaggtgatgaataTACTGAGCCACGCCCTGTTGTAGAACCGT tAAAGTCGGACAAGGTGCGTTATGTggtcaaatgtcctaaagaaggATGTAACTGGGGTTTACGAGGTGGTAGGATTCGAG GGCAAATGGAAACTCCACCTCCGAAAATTATCATGGATCTTGTCAAGACAAAATTAGGTGTTGATATATCATATTCCACGGCGTTGAGAGGGAAAAATCAAGCTGTTACTGATTTGAAAGGTAGCCCAGAAGAAAGCTACAAGATGCTGCGATGTTATCTGCACATGTTAGAGAAGGTTAATCATG CTTTGGGAGCTAGCATTGAAGGATTTAAAGTCATGAGGAAAGTTATAACTATGGATGCAACTTTTCTAAAGAACGGATATAagg TATTTATGACTGACAGAAATACAAGTCTCATAAAAGCTATAGCTAATGTGTATCCTCTGgctcatcatggtttttgtatatggcatttatcccaaaatatGAAAGGTTATGCTCGTAACGTGAACAAAGACGTTGTTGCATGGAGATTCATGGAGTGTAGTAGGTTTTACACAGTGGCTGAGTTCAACATTGCTTACGCATCTTTTACGACAAGATATCCTTCTGCTGCCAAGTATCTTGAAGAATCTACCCAGAAAGAAAGATGGGCACGATGTGTTTttccaggagatagatacaacctAGACACAAGCAACTGTGTTGAATCGTTGAACAGTGTATTCAAAGATGCAAGGAGGTACTCCTTGATACCCATGCTTGAtgcaatacttaaaaaattCTCTGAATGGTTTAATGAACATCGAAAAGATGCTGTGTCTGGATCAGTCGCAAATAAATTGGTGCCTTTAGTGGAGAACTACTTACATGATTTATGGGCAACTGCTGAGAAACTAAAGGTGATAGAGCTAAATGGTTTCGAGCTTGAATACAATGTCATTGACAGTGACGGAAAGCCTTATTTGGTGAAGTTGCGATTGAGAAGTTGCAGTTGTAGGTTTTTCGATATACAAAAGTATCCTTGTGTGCATGCATTGGCGTCTTTCATTACATACCAAAAATATGGAGGTAAGGATTTCGAGTTACATGAGTTGTGTTCTAAGTATTATTGGACGGAGCTGTGGGCAATTGCATATTGCAGGACAATTTATTTAGTACCTGATAAGTCTCGATGGGATGTCCTAGATGACGTCCAAGATATGGAGATCATACCTCCGAATCGGAAAATAAGagggggaagaaagaaaacaaaaaggtatgcaTCTGCTGGGGAAAAACGACCAAAAACTCGACCTAGGACGCAGAATAAAAGGCGCCGGAGACAAGGACTCCAATGGTTGTTATTTGGAGATAATGTTCATGTTTGA